The Tursiops truncatus isolate mTurTru1 chromosome 11, mTurTru1.mat.Y, whole genome shotgun sequence genomic sequence CTCCCCTCTCAACCACCTACCCCCACCCCTAATTCTGGGAAACAAGCACGTTAGCTCCCTCTACCTAACCCCTACCCCCGCAGTTGCTGCTCTTACTACTGATGGTTCAGAGATGAACCAGGCAAGTGAGCAGGCCTGAAGAGAGGTGAAAGGGAAGTCAGGGATTAAGTTAGTGGGGTGGTGGGGAGTACAGAGTGCctagaggagaagaggaagggacagCACTTCTCCCACCTCTATCCCAATGCCCATTCCCTTCCTGCTTGTTCGTCCCGTGCCTAGCATTCTCACATTTTCTGCCTGCATCATCTCCTCCCTGCCGGTAAAACTTGGAACACCCTAAATACAAGTACCTGGGCCTACTCCTGACTCAGCTATCTCTTTCCCTTTGCAGGTCAGGATGTCCATTCTAGGTCCACTGGTGTCATCCTGCTGAAGGCTGGGTCAGGCATCCAAAGGGGCTGTGGCAAGGGAGGGTGTGACACGGGTCTAATCTgctgccatcatcatcatcatcatcatcatcatcatgaacTTCGAGGTTCTGGACCCTGGACTAGCAGAGTATGCTCCAGCCATGCATTCTACCCTGGATCCTGTCCTGGATGCCCACCTGAACCCCAGTCTGCTACAGAATGTGGAGCTGGACCCGGAGGGAGTGGCCTTAGAGGCTCTTCCTGTCCAGGAGTCAGTGCACATAATGGAAGGTGTCTACTCTGAGTTGCACAGTGTGGTGGCTGAAGTGGGTGTGCCTGTCTCCGTCTCCCACTTTGACTTGCACGAGGAGATGCTGTGGGTGGGAAGCCATGGGGTAAGAACTGTACTCCTTTGTAATGGCTGGACGGAGATGTTGGAGGTCTTTTATCTGGTTTTAACCCAAGAACAGATGCTTTGCAGGGAGCCAGAACTGAGTTGAGGTGATGAAAGTTAGCTGGGTCTCCAAGTCAAGCCAagaggaggggagtggagggagaaagagggagtcATAGGATCCAGAGATGCTTTACATAGGTGTTCTTTTTCAGAAGGCATCCCAGTTCTACCACAATTTGCCTATTCCATGCTTTGATTAATCTTAATAACTGTACACATCAGTTAGCCTATAGCCATCTAAATATAGTCTCTAATGCTCCtcctctgttttccatttttataattatagaatattttcttttctggccgtgccgcgtggcttgtgggatcttagtacccccaaccagggatcaaacccgggccctggcagtgaaagcgccaagtcctacccactggaccaccagggaattccctaattgtAGAATGTTTAGTGCATGTTTCTGCATGTGTTACATGGAATCATTTTGTCTTTGGCTGATTATAATCTCTCTGAGAGCAGTTATCATTGTTAATTTCTTAAACTGTATCAATATTGCCAATATGCTAGGGAGCCCAAAGATTTTGTAAGAAATAACATGGTATCCTTGGTTTACTAATTTACCTTCCATAGGGCGGGAATTGTTTTTCCATTGGAATGAGTGGTTTTTTGGGTAATATACTCAATTCAGTAGGCAGTGTCTACTGACAGGCTAGGCCCAGGGAATAAAgctgaataaaatataatccttgccctcaaggagttcacaggacaaggaaaacaaaaaaacatatgaaCAGATAATTTTATGGCactttaaaagaaactaaaatgttTCACTTAATAATTATGAATTTAGGATATAAACTAATAAATGCCAGTGTGAAAATACGTACTGAGTGTTGGTGAGCATAGAAGAGGATTAGAGGATCTCCAGAAGGAAGTGACACCTGCgttgagtcttgaaggatgagtaggagtcaggtgaagaagaggaggaaatgctATCTTGGCAAAAGCAACAGGGTAAACAGTGATTCCCAAGATATTATATAGCATGATGATTGCGGAGCACAGGAACTGTAAGCAAGTAGGGTTTACTGGACTAGACGATGAAGCTGAAGAGTTAGACATTTCTTCAGCCAGTGTGTTTTGAGCACCTTTAAGGTGCCAGACCTTGCTCTGGGGTCTAAGTTTGgaataagcattttaaaaggcaacacaaatatatttatgaCATATCAGGTGTTGCTTAGAATCCTTAAGAAAAATACAGTGGAATAAGGGAGTTGAGGTATTGAAGGGTGGGAGGTGTTGCTATTTTACATAGTTGGTCAAGGGAAGGGCTCTCTGATAAAGTCACATTTGAGTAGAGACCTGGATGCAGGCCAGGATGTCCATTCTAATCTCcctagaagggagggagggagccatgcAGATATCGGGGGGAGAACATTCTAAAAAACCTCATATGCTATGCTAAAAGAGTTGAACTGATTCTTCAGTCCACTGAAGGTTTTTatccagaaagacaaggtccggTTTGCATCTTAGGTGGAGTGCTGAGGTAGCAGAATAGAGTTTGATTTAAGGGGAATGGGGCAGGACTCAGTGTGCAGTATGTTGTAGTAGTTCACATAAAATACATTGAAGGCCTGAATGAAGCCCTGTAGAGATTTATCCATGAGAAcagatttgagaaatatttaggaagtaaaataaataagatttaagTCAACTACCAGTGACTTACTCCACTGAGTAGATCATGGTACCATAGGGAATACAGTTAAGAGGAATTGAAATGGAGTAAagatggtgaattttttttttaatttatttttggctgcgttgggtctccgttgctgcgtgcgggctttctctagttgttgccagcgggggctactcttcgttgtggtgtgcgggcttctcactgctgtggcttctcttgttgcggagcacgggctctaggctcacaggcttcagtagttgcaacactcgtgggctctagaccgcaggctcagtagttgtgtcacacgggcttagttgccctgcggcatgtgcgatcttcccggaccagggctcgaaccgatgtcccctgcattggcaggtggattcttaaccactgccccaccagggaagcccaagatggtGAATTTGATTTAGGATGTAACAAGTTTGAGGTTCTCATGGGATATCTAAAGAGAGACATATAGTAGGTATTTGGATGTATGAGTCTGAAGCTTGAGGCAGTGGTCTGGGCTAGAGGAGAAAAGTAGGATTCATCAACTTTAAGATGAATGGTTAAAACCTTAAGAGTAGGTGAGATTATCTAGGAAGAAAAGTAGAGTGAGAAGATAGGGGGCTGGGAATAGCCATGTTTCAAGAGTGGTCATAAGGGTTGCACGTAAGGAGAAGATAGTGAACTAAGAGTCAGGAGAGAAACCAGGAGTGGATGATGTCATAGGAGCCAAGGATGGCATGAGTTTCACATTCTCTCTATTCCAGCCTGTGACCCACAGTACACATTTCCCAGTTGGCTGGTAGAGATTATGACTtgactgtggggacttccctggtggcgcagtggttaagaatccgcctgccaatgcaggggacacgggttcgagccctagtccgggaggatcccacatgctgcggagcaactaagcccgtgcgccacaactactgagcctgtgctctagagcccacgagccacaactactgagcctgcatgctgcaactactgaagttcgTGAGCCTCgatcccatgctccgcaacaagagaagccaccacagtgagaagcccatgctccacaatgaagagtagcccccgttcaccacaactagagaaagcccgcgcacatcaacgaagacccaaagcaggcaaaaattaaataaataaatttattaaacaaaaaaaaaagactgtggaaCATAAGAAAGCCAGCTGGCCATTGGAGGATTGGACCCACATCCCTGACCTTCTGAGCACTGTTCTAACCAACTGAGCCATTACCTATTCAGCAAGGacattgtgaggataaaatgaggtaGAGTTTATAGAACTACTTTGTAAAGCATTAAACAAACATAAGATAGTATTATCAGTGATTTTATCACTAAGATTGGTGCTCAGCCTTATTCCTTAGTCACTGCTAGCCAGAAAGGCCAGGCAAGAGTGGAGAAAAACTGAGCAATGTCCAGTCTCTGATTTGTATCTGGGATGGCCTTGCCCCTCCACTCAGGATGTCTCTCATCTTTTTGTCCACTACAGGGCCATGCCACGTCATTTTTCGGCCCAGCTTTGGAACGCTACTCATCATTTCAGGTCAATGGCAGTGATGACATTCGGCAGATCCAAAGCCTGGAGAATGGCATCCTTTTTCTTACCAAGAACAACCTGAAGTATATGGCCCGTGGAGGCCTTATTATATTTGATTACCTGTAAGTAGTTTCTCACCTCTGGACTGGGAAAGAGGGTCCCTCACAGAGTGGGAAGTCTAGAGAATGGGAAACTTTTGAGACCCCGGCACCTTAGCTTTTCCTCTCTCACAGGCTGGATGAGAGTGAAGATATGCACAGTCTGCTGCTGACTGACAGCAGCACTCTGCTCGTTGGTGGGCTGCAGAACCACATATTGGAGATTGACCTTAACACTGTCCAGGAGACTCAGAAGGTACAAGCAGGGCCTGAGGTTATTGGGGGAAGTATAAGCTGGAAATGCCTGTGATGTGTGCgacctttctgtttctttggtctGTGGGAAGAATCATGCTCACTGGTTTCTCCCGCTTCCCTCCACAGTATGCAGTTGAGACACCTGGAGTCACTATCATGAGACAGACGAATCGCTTCTTCTTCTGTGGCCACACATCTGGCAGGGTGACTGACTACGTTCCACTTTTCCTCCCACCATGGGGCCTGTTTCACCAGATATGTGATTGGGCTCTGCCTTTTCCTCATTTCTGGGACTGTagttggagggtgggaggagtggATTGAGTTCCTACTTAGCCATGTTATACTATGAGATTATCTTTCAGCCTGATGTTTTCTATTGTAAATGGGTATCTCAGAGGCAAAGGGGTAAACAAGAGCTCTCTTTGGGGTCCCATCTGGCTCTTGgcgtctgtttttgctttttttaatgctttaattgCCTGTATCCTAGAGccgtagttttttttgttttggtttggttttgtattttttgttgtttttttttgcggtacgcgggcctctccctgctgtgacctctcctgttgcggagcacaggctccggatgcacaggctcagcggccatggcccacgggcccagccgctccgcagcatgtgggatcttcccggaccggggcacgaacctgcgtcccctgcatcggcgggcggactctcgaccactgcgccaccagggaagcccagagccgTAGTTCTTTGGGTAGGGGCCTCACAAGGTTGGGTAGGTGGCAGGTCCTCTTCCTGATAGCAGCGTTGACAGATAACCAAGTTCTCTCTTCTTCAGGTTTCCCTGCGAGACCTCCGTACTTTTAAGGTGGAGCATGAGTTTGATGCCTTCTCAGGGAGTCTGTCGGATTTTGATGTGCACGGCAACTTGCTAGCCACTTGTGGTTTCTCCAGCCGCCTCACCGGCCTGGCCTGTGACCGTTTCCTTAAGGTGTATGATCTACGCATGATGCGTGCCATCACACCACTTCAAGTTCATGTGGATCCTGCCTTCTTACGCTTCATCCCTACATATACTTCTCGTCTTGCTATCATCTCCCAGTCAGGTATGAAGGGGATGTAGGATGGGGTAGGAGGAGTTAATGAGTGAAGGGGAACTAGGCACGAGAAGAAGTGTGCTCCCTGGAATTTCTTTGTTGGGGAAAAAGTAACCTTTCTGAGGGATCTCAGGGTCTCACTTAGGTTTGGTAAGAGATtagaggttttattttctccGAGTGTGAAGaacacatatacaaaaaatataggTAGAGCAGGCAAAACAACTTTAGAACTGTCCTTTGCTGGGTAGCAAACCTCCCTGTGGTTTATGGGAAGGCATCAGATGGTACTTTCTCTTATCTCTAGGAACGGATTTGGGGCCCATCGTTGCTTGATACCAGGGGAAGAGGGTAGGAAGGGCATAAAAGGATGGCTCCCTTTCATCTTCCAGGGCTCAGTgggcttccttctccctcctaGGGCAGTGCCAGTTTTGTGAGCCCACAGGGCTGGCCAATCCAGCAGACATCTTTCACGTGAATCCTGTGGGGCCTCTGCTAATGACGTTTGACGTGTCAGCCAGCAAGCAGGCCCTCGCCTTTGGGGATTCTGAGGGCTGTGTGCATCTCTGGACTGATTCCCCTGAGCCTTCCTTCAACCCCTACTCCCGTGAGACCGAGTTTGCTTTGCCTTGTCTCGTGGACTCACTGCCTCCTCTGGACTGGAGCCAGGACCTGCTGCCTCTTTCCCTCATCCCTGTCCCGCTCACCACTGACACGCTTCTCTCTGATTGGCCTGCTGCCAACTCCGCTCCAGCTCCCAGGTTGTACCTCACCTCTGggccaaaaggagggagggggaaagggccAAGATACCAGGATTCTCTGCAAGCCATGTTATTATTCTACTACTTTCCTGATTTTTGTCTActctcagtattttcttttttttctggtcccTTGGGGATTGGGGCTGAATGGGCAGACACCACAACCTTCAAGCCCTAGAACTATGCTGCATTATAGGCGAGCACCCCCTGTGGATGCAGAGATTCTGCGCACCATGAAGAAGGTGGGCTTCATTGGCTATGCACCCAACCCCCGCACCAGGCTGCGCAATCAGGTATGTTCAGAGAGGAGAGGGtcagcccccaccccaggccattGGTGTTTCTCCTGTCTTTTTCCTTTGGTagttctcattaatttttttaaaataaattttctttctttctttatttttggctgcgttgggtcttcgttgctgtgtgcaggcttcctctagttgcagcgagcaggggctactctttgttgcggtgcgtgggcgtctcattgcggtggcttcttgttgcggagtgcaggcttcagtagttgtggcacgtgggctcaatagttgtggctcacgggctctagagcgcaggctcagtagttgtggcacacgggcttagttgctccgcggcatgtgggatctttccggaccagggctcgaacccgtgtcccctgcattggcaggcggattcttaaccactgtgccaccagtgaagtcccttcTCATTACTATTTGCTTTTAGTCAGTCAGTAAAGGTTTTTTGAAGCCTGCTGAATTGAAGGTACTATACTAGGTGTTAGGGTTCAGAGACATAAAAGATAGGGTCCCTTGCTCTTAAGAAGTTTAGTGTTCGGTTGGTGAAGGTAAGACCTGTGCATAGCAGAAATTATTTATGTTCTATCattaaatgctaaaggaatgttAGAAGCATTCAGTGTGAGAGCTGTTTAGAGGGAAAACTGTACTCTGGGCTAGAGTGGTCAGGGAGGGCAGTACTAAAAGAGGTGGATGTTGAGCTGGAAAGGTGAAAGACGGGCAAGTAGATGGTAACAGGGGAGGCTTTCAAGATGAGAAAACAGTGTTTCTGAAGTCTCAGAAGGCCTGACAGGGATTATGCTGGAGTGGCTGTTAGTATTGGGAAACAGTGAGAGATGAAGTTTGGAAAGGGGCCAGTTGTGAAGCCTTGCATACCAGTGTATAGCAGAAGTGATGCACCGAAAGGGCCATTCTGGGTGGGGTAGTCTGGTGGCGGCATGCTGGACAGAGTGCACGTGGGGGAGCCCAGTGTGGAAGCCATCGGCATTGTCCAGCTGTGATGAGgtagggtggtggcagtgggaatgAAAAGGAAGCAGTGGATGCTGAAAATCCCATGAAATTAGAAGGTTCAGGACTTGGTGATGATAGCTTCAGTGTTGGAATAAAGGTAGGGGGAAACCAAAGACGATTATACACATCCAACGAGGctacctctttttaaaaaccctaGATTCCTTACCGACTCAAGGAGTCTGACAGTGAATTTGACAGCTTCAGCCAGGTCACTGAGTCACCAATAGGGCGGGAAGAGGAGCCACATCGCCACATGGTCTCTAAGAAATACCGCAAGGTGCTGGGGGATACCAAGGAATGGGCCTTCTGGGATGTGGGGAAAGGTTCCCGGGGAAGGGGGTCACATGAGAAAGAATTGAAGGGCTCATTCAGGAAGCCTTCACCTATCACTCTGGACTCAGGAGGGAGGTTTGGGGGAAGGTTATGGCTACTGCAAAGATTTAGGGGATTCTGAGGGTGTCTTCCTCTTGCTCAGACTGTTTCTGCTTCAGGTGACCATCAAATACTCCAAGCTAGGGCTGGAGGACTTTGACTTCAAACACTACAATAAGACGCTGTTTGCTGGATTAGAGCCCCACATCCCCAATGCCTACTGTAACTGCATGATCCAGGTAAGGCTGGGTGTTCCTGCGATTTGAACATGGctactgcttttgtttttctctgtgggCCCCCCAACCCCTCGTCTTTTTCCAGGTCTCCCCAGCCAAGTCCACTTAGACCTCCTCTACCATTCTTTCCTGGCCCTCAGCCTTCAGGTCTCCTCTGTGAGCTCTGCTTCTTCAGTGGACTCCAGCTCTGTATTCTCCACCATCTCTTAACCTTCCgatttctcttcctccctgtACCAGTTGTCTGCATCATATCTCCTGCTCTTCCCTCCAGGTGCTCTATTTCCTGGAGCCTGTTCGCTGTCTAATCCAGAACCACCTTTGCCAGAAGGAGTTCTGCCTAGCGTGTGAGCTGGGCTTCCTCTTCCACATGTTGGACCTCTCCCGAGGTGACCCTTGTCAGGTCAGTGCCTGGAGACCTGGGACAATaaaaggggaagggaggtggaCAGTAGGCAGGGTCATCACTCTGCAGATGgccacaaaaatgaaaataaccctTTTCCACCAACACACTTCCTGGATTCCAGGGCAGTAATTTTCTTCGGGCGTTCCGCACCATTCCTGAGGCCTCGGCCCTTGGTCTGATTTTGGCTGACTCGGATGAGGCTTCAGGCAAGGGCAATCTGGCCAGGCTCATTCAGAGGTGGAATCGCTTCATTCTCACTCAACTGCATCAAGATTTGCAGGAGCTGGAAGTACCCCAGGCTTATCGAGGTGCTGGAGGCAGGTATGGAATTGGGACAGGAATAGTTAAAGCCCCCATGATAAGCCCCACTGTGACTTAAAGGGTCTCCTAACTCCCTCAGTGTGCATATA encodes the following:
- the PAN2 gene encoding PAN2-PAN3 deadenylation complex catalytic subunit PAN2 isoform X1; protein product: MNFEVLDPGLAEYAPAMHSTLDPVLDAHLNPSLLQNVELDPEGVALEALPVQESVHIMEGVYSELHSVVAEVGVPVSVSHFDLHEEMLWVGSHGGHATSFFGPALERYSSFQVNGSDDIRQIQSLENGILFLTKNNLKYMARGGLIIFDYLLDESEDMHSLLLTDSSTLLVGGLQNHILEIDLNTVQETQKYAVETPGVTIMRQTNRFFFCGHTSGRVSLRDLRTFKVEHEFDAFSGSLSDFDVHGNLLATCGFSSRLTGLACDRFLKVYDLRMMRAITPLQVHVDPAFLRFIPTYTSRLAIISQSGQCQFCEPTGLANPADIFHVNPVGPLLMTFDVSASKQALAFGDSEGCVHLWTDSPEPSFNPYSRETEFALPCLVDSLPPLDWSQDLLPLSLIPVPLTTDTLLSDWPAANSAPAPRRAPPVDAEILRTMKKVGFIGYAPNPRTRLRNQASSSCSEQGLLFVAIPYRLKESDSEFDSFSQVTESPIGREEEPHRHMVSKKYRKVTIKYSKLGLEDFDFKHYNKTLFAGLEPHIPNAYCNCMIQVLYFLEPVRCLIQNHLCQKEFCLACELGFLFHMLDLSRGDPCQGSNFLRAFRTIPEASALGLILADSDEASGKGNLARLIQRWNRFILTQLHQDLQELEVPQAYRGAGGSSFCSSGDSVIGQLFSCEMENCSLCRCGSETVRASSTLLFTLSYPEGSNTDKTGKNCDFAQVLKRSICLEQNTQAWCDNCEKYQPTIQTRNICHLPDILVINCEVNSLKEADFWRMQAEVAFKIAIKKHGGEISKNKEFALADWKELGSPEGMLMCPSIEELKNVWLPFSIRMKMTKNKGLDVCNWTDGDEMQWGPARAEEEHGVYVYDLMATVVHILDSRTGGSLVAHIKVGETYHQRKEGVTHQQWYLFNDFLIEPIDKHEAVQFDMNWKVPAILYYIKRNLNSKYNLNIKNPIEASVLLAEASLARKQRKTHTTFIPLMLNEMPQVGDLVGLDAEFVTLNEEEAELRSDGTKSTIKPSQMSVARITCVRGQGPNEGIPFIDDYISTQEQVVDYLTQYSGIKPGDLDAKISSKHLTTLKSTYLKLRFLIDIGVKFVGHGLQKDFRVINLMVPKDQVLDTVYLFHMPRKRMISLRFLAWYFLDLKIQGETHDSIEDARTALQLYRKYLELSKNGTEPESFHKVLKGLYEKGRKMDWKVPEPEGQTSPKNAAVFSSVLAL
- the PAN2 gene encoding PAN2-PAN3 deadenylation complex catalytic subunit PAN2 isoform X5, with the translated sequence MNFEVLDPGLAEYAPAMHSTLDPVLDAHLNPSLLQNVELDPEGVALEALPVQESVHIMEGVYSELHSVVAEVGVPVSVSHFDLHEEMLWVGSHGGHATSFFGPALERYSSFQVNGSDDIRQIQSLENGILFLTKNNLKYMARGGLIIFDYLLDESEDMHSLLLTDSSTLLVGGLQNHILEIDLNTVQETQKYAVETPGVTIMRQTNRFFFCGHTSGRVSLRDLRTFKVEHEFDAFSGSLSDFDVHGNLLATCGFSSRLTGLACDRFLKVYDLRMMRAITPLQVHVDPAFLRFIPTYTSRLAIISQSGQCQFCEPTGLANPADIFHVNPVGPLLMTFDVSASKQALAFGDSEGCVHLWTDSPEPSFNPYSRETEFALPCLVDSLPPLDWSQDLLPLSLIPVPLTTDTLLSDWPAANSAPAPRRAPPVDAEILRTMKKVGFIGYAPNPRTRLRNQIPYRLKESDSEFDSFSQVTESPIGREEEPHRHMVSKKYRKVTIKYSKLGLEDFDFKHYNKTLFAGLEPHIPNAYCNCMIQVLYFLEPVRCLIQNHLCQKEFCLACELGFLFHMLDLSRGDPCQGSNFLRAFRTIPEASALGLILADSDEASGKGNLARLIQRWNRFILTQLHQDLQELEVPQAYRGAGGSSFCSSGDSVIGQLFSCEMENCSLCRCGSETVRASSTLLFTLSYPEGSNTDKTGKNCDFAQVLKRSICLEQNTQAWCDNCEKYQPTIQTRNICHLPDILVINCEVNSLKEADFWRMQAEVAFKIAIKKHGGEISKNKEFALADWKELGSPEGMLMCPSIEELKNVWLPFSIRMKMTKNKGLDVCNWTDGDEMQWGPARAEEEHGVYVYDLMATVVHILDSRTGGSLVAHIKVGETYHQRKEGVTHQQWYLFNDFLIEPIDKHEAVQFDMNWKVPAILYYIKRNLNSKYNLNIKNPIEASVLLAEASLARKQRKTHTTFIPLMLNEMPQVGDLVGLDAEFVTLNEEEAELRSDGTKSTIKPSQMSVARITCVRGQGPNEGIPFIDDYISTQEQVVDYLTQYSGIKPGDLDAKISSKHLTTLKSTYLKLRFLIDIGVKFVGHGLQKDFRVINLMVPKDQVLDTVYLFHMPRKRMISLRFLAWYFLDLKIQGETHDSIEDARTALQLYRKYLELSKNGTEPESFHKVLKGLYEKGRKMDWKVPEPEGQTSPKNAAVFSSVLAL
- the PAN2 gene encoding PAN2-PAN3 deadenylation complex catalytic subunit PAN2 isoform X9, with the translated sequence MNFEVLDPGLAEYAPAMHSTLDPVLDAHLNPSLLQNVELDPEGVALEALPVQESVHIMEGVYSELHSVVAEVGVPVSVSHFDLHEEMLWVGSHGGHATSFFGPALERYSSFQVNGSDDIRQIQSLENGILFLTKNNLKYMARGGLIIFDYLLDESEDMHSLLLTDSSTLLVGGLQNHILEIDLNTVQETQKYAVETPGVTIMRQTNRFFFCGHTSGRVSLRDLRTFKVEHEFDAFSGSLSDFDVHGNLLATCGFSSRLTGLACDRFLKVYDLRMMRAITPLQVHVDPAFLRFIPTYTSRLAIISQSGQCQFCEPTGLANPADIFHVNPVGPLLMTFDVSASKQALAFGDSEGCVHLWTDSPEPSFNPYSRETEFALPCLVDSLPPLDWSQDLLPLSLIPVPLTTDTLLSDWPAANSAPAPRRAPPVDAEILRTMKKVGFIGYAPNPRTRLRNQASSSCSEQGLLFVAIPYRLKESDSEFDSFSQVTESPIGREEEPHRHMVSKKYRKVTIKYSKLGLEDFDFKHYNKTLFAGLEPHIPNAYCNCMIQVLYFLEPVRCLIQNHLCQKEFCLACELGFLFHMLDLSRGDPCQGSNFLRAFRTIPEASALGLILADSDEASGKGNLARLIQRWNRFILTQLHQDLQELEVPQAYRGAGGSSFCSSGDSVIGQLFSCEMENCSLCRCGSETVRASSTLLFTLSYPEGSNTDKTGKNCDFAQVLKRSICLEQNTQAWCDNCEKYQPTIQTRNICHLPDILVINCEVNSLKEADFWRMQAEVAFKIAIKKHGGEISKNKEFALADWKELGSPEGMLMCPSIEELKNVWLPFSIRMKMTKNKGLDVCNWTDGDEMQWGPARAEEEHGVYVYDLMATVVHILDSRTGGSLVAHIKVGETYHQRKEGVTHQQWYLFNDFLIEPIDKHEAVQFDMNWKVPAILYYIKRNLNSKYNLNIKNPIEASVLLAEASLARKQRKTHTTFIPLMLNEMPQVGDLVGLDAEFVTLNEEEAELRSDGTKSTIKPSQMSVARITCVRGQGPNEGIPFIDDYISTQEQVVDYLTQYSGIKPGDLDAKISSKHLTTLKSTYLKLRFLIDIGVKFVGHGLQKDFRVINLMIQGETHDSIEDARTALQLYRKYLELSKNGTEPESFHKVLKGLYEKGRKMDWKVPEPEGQTSPKNAAVFSSVLAL
- the PAN2 gene encoding PAN2-PAN3 deadenylation complex catalytic subunit PAN2 isoform X2; amino-acid sequence: MNFEVLDPGLAEYAPAMHSTLDPVLDAHLNPSLLQNVELDPEGVALEALPVQESVHIMEGVYSELHSVVAEVGVPVSVSHFDLHEEMLWVGSHGGHATSFFGPALERYSSFQVNGSDDIRQIQSLENGILFLTKNNLKYMARGGLIIFDYLLDESEDMHSLLLTDSSTLLVGGLQNHILEIDLNTVQETQKYAVETPGVTIMRQTNRFFFCGHTSGRVSLRDLRTFKVEHEFDAFSGSLSDFDVHGNLLATCGFSSRLTGLACDRFLKVYDLRMMRAITPLQVHVDPAFLRFIPTYTSRLAIISQSGQCQFCEPTGLANPADIFHVNPVGPLLMTFDVSASKQALAFGDSEGCVHLWTDSPEPSFNPYSRETEFALPCLVDSLPPLDWSQDLLPLSLIPVPLTTDTLLSDWPAANSAPAPRRAPPVDAEILRTMKKVGFIGYAPNPRTRLRNQASSSCSEQGLLFVAIPYRLKESDSEFDSFSQVTESPIGREEEPHRHMVSKKYRKVTIKYSKLGLEDFDFKHYNKTLFAGLEPHIPNAYCNCMIQVLYFLEPVRCLIQNHLCQKEFCLACELGFLFHMLDLSRGDPCQGSNFLRAFRTIPEASALGLILADSDEASGKGNLARLIQRWNRFILTQLHQDLQELEVPQAYRGAGGSFCSSGDSVIGQLFSCEMENCSLCRCGSETVRASSTLLFTLSYPEGSNTDKTGKNCDFAQVLKRSICLEQNTQAWCDNCEKYQPTIQTRNICHLPDILVINCEVNSLKEADFWRMQAEVAFKIAIKKHGGEISKNKEFALADWKELGSPEGMLMCPSIEELKNVWLPFSIRMKMTKNKGLDVCNWTDGDEMQWGPARAEEEHGVYVYDLMATVVHILDSRTGGSLVAHIKVGETYHQRKEGVTHQQWYLFNDFLIEPIDKHEAVQFDMNWKVPAILYYIKRNLNSKYNLNIKNPIEASVLLAEASLARKQRKTHTTFIPLMLNEMPQVGDLVGLDAEFVTLNEEEAELRSDGTKSTIKPSQMSVARITCVRGQGPNEGIPFIDDYISTQEQVVDYLTQYSGIKPGDLDAKISSKHLTTLKSTYLKLRFLIDIGVKFVGHGLQKDFRVINLMVPKDQVLDTVYLFHMPRKRMISLRFLAWYFLDLKIQGETHDSIEDARTALQLYRKYLELSKNGTEPESFHKVLKGLYEKGRKMDWKVPEPEGQTSPKNAAVFSSVLAL
- the PAN2 gene encoding PAN2-PAN3 deadenylation complex catalytic subunit PAN2 isoform X3, with the protein product MNFEVLDPGLAEYAPAMHSTLDPVLDAHLNPSLLQNVELDPEGVALEALPVQESVHIMEGVYSELHSVVAEVGVPVSVSHFDLHEEMLWVGSHGGHATSFFGPALERYSSFQVNGSDDIRQIQSLENGILFLTKNNLKYMARGGLIIFDYLLDESEDMHSLLLTDSSTLLVGGLQNHILEIDLNTVQETQKYAVETPGVTIMRQTNRFFFCGHTSGRVSLRDLRTFKVEHEFDAFSGSLSDFDVHGNLLATCGFSSRLTGLACDRFLKVYDLRMMRAITPLQVHVDPAFLRFIPTYTSRLAIISQSGQCQFCEPTGLANPADIFHVNPVGPLLMTFDVSASKQALAFGDSEGCVHLWTDSPEPSFNPYSRETEFALPCLVDSLPPLDWSQDLLPLSLIPVPLTTDTLLSDWPAANSAPAPRRAPPVDAEILRTMKKVGFIGYAPNPRTRLRNQASSSCSEQGLLFVAIPYRLKESDSEFDSFSQVTESPIGREEEPHRHMVSKKYRKVTIKYSKLGLEDFDFKHYNKTLFAGLEPHIPNAYCNCMIQVLYFLEPVRCLIQNHLCQKEFCLACELGFLFHMLDLSRGDPCQGSNFLRAFRTIPEASALGLILADSDEASGKGNLARLIQRWNRFILTQLHQDLQELEVPQAYRGAGGSSFCSSGDSVIGQLFSCEMENCSLCRCGSETVRASSTLLFTLSYPEDKTGKNCDFAQVLKRSICLEQNTQAWCDNCEKYQPTIQTRNICHLPDILVINCEVNSLKEADFWRMQAEVAFKIAIKKHGGEISKNKEFALADWKELGSPEGMLMCPSIEELKNVWLPFSIRMKMTKNKGLDVCNWTDGDEMQWGPARAEEEHGVYVYDLMATVVHILDSRTGGSLVAHIKVGETYHQRKEGVTHQQWYLFNDFLIEPIDKHEAVQFDMNWKVPAILYYIKRNLNSKYNLNIKNPIEASVLLAEASLARKQRKTHTTFIPLMLNEMPQVGDLVGLDAEFVTLNEEEAELRSDGTKSTIKPSQMSVARITCVRGQGPNEGIPFIDDYISTQEQVVDYLTQYSGIKPGDLDAKISSKHLTTLKSTYLKLRFLIDIGVKFVGHGLQKDFRVINLMVPKDQVLDTVYLFHMPRKRMISLRFLAWYFLDLKIQGETHDSIEDARTALQLYRKYLELSKNGTEPESFHKVLKGLYEKGRKMDWKVPEPEGQTSPKNAAVFSSVLAL